TGTTAGCAAGAGCTCATAGCTCTGATTTTTCAATACGTCCTGGCAGCACCAAGATATATCAGGACTTGAAATGGTATCATTGGTGGTTCGATACGAAAAGAGAGATAGTTGAATATGTTAGCAAATGTTTAGTCTGTTAGCAGGTAAAAGCCCCAAGACAAAAGCTAGCATGTTTGCTATAGTCGAGTGTGTCGGGATGGAAGTGGGAAAGTGTGTCCATAGATTTCATTGTGAGGTTACCAAAGACAATGGAAGGTTATTCGGTGATATGGTTTATAGTGGACAAGCTCACTAAATTTGTGCATTTCATTCCAGGGAAGTCCACATATTCGGTGAATAAGTAGGTTCAATTGTACATGAAAGAAGTAGTGAGACCGCATGGGGTATCGGTGTCGACTGTATCAGATAGAGACCCTCATTTTACCTCTAATTCGTGTTGTTGTCCAGCGTGGTTTGAGGAATCTATGCTGCTATCCAACGTGGTTGGAGTTTGATAGTGGTAAGTTTTTGTAAGAATTGTGGTCTCGAACCAAGCCACACCTTCGGTAAATTATTTTGGGTTGTTGCTTGAATTGATGGATGAATTGGACCTTAAAGGTCGAACTAAAATTTAGGTTTTTGTTATAGGTTTTGATTTGAGGTTTCATTATCAATTGGTTTCTTGGTGAGCAATATTTGGGCATAAATTGAGGTAAGCGATTTACTACCAGTTCCGCCCTCGAATCCAAGTTGGTGTTCAGTATGTGATTGCACCGAAGCATGATTTTGTATGTTTGATTGAACTATTATGACTTACTATGTTGGACTGTTGAGGATGTTATGGAGGTCTATGTATGTACCATGGAAAATAaggttttgtttgaatgttgtTGTGTTTGTTTGATGGATGGATGGTTGGGACCACTCTGGAGACCCTTAAGCATGTTCTAAGTTTATGATCGTATGCTTATGAgaatgatagactgatagtggTTGTTAGGGTTCTTATTGGGCTAAGTAAATTGTGTGTTGTGATTCCTCGAGTTCACATACTATGTCTATATTTAGGTGTTTCTTTGGTACCACCACTTATGGTTATGACTGTGATCTTCTGGGATCACTACTTATAAAAGCGTGCCTTTAGGTCCGCCCTTTATGCCCATGCCTATACCTATGATGCATAATGTACACTTGAATCTCGATAGGAAGACTAACAGTTCACCTAGTGGGTCCAATAGTGGGTCACTGACTGGGTAAAAGTAACGATAGACTGGCGAATGACTAGAAGAATTTGTGATCTGGCTATTGGAATTTGTCATCGCTTCCACAcccattctttttttctttcctctcaAATGAACATGATTTGGTTTAGGAGTCTAGCATTAAAAACTCTTGGTTGATCCATTtatctttttattaattttgtttatttaccTAATTTATTCTAAATTAGAGTTACGGGTACCCCGAACCGTGTTTTCAGAATGTTATTATTTTAGAGcttgatttaataaaataaaagttttatctcttttatttaatCTTTCCTCGAGAAATATATTGTCAAgtctatgcatgcatgtagttTATAATAGAAGGTTTGATTGTTACATAAGGACCTCGATATTTCCATCGACATCGATATTTTGAACCTTGAGAAGGAGGTGACAAGTTTTATTcagtaatatttttaaaaactttttttttaaaggtcaAGGATGTTaatgtatttttaaaagtttgaaagtATATTTGAAACTATTGACCTATAGATATTTGAACAGATCTAAAGTTGAGGAgaaaaagtaaattaatttttaaaattaattaatatatattcaaaatttaataagatTATGGTTATTGCATGCTCAAATTACTCGAAGACTGTTCCAATTCAATTCCCTCTATTAACTCCAATTCTGAACCATTTTCTCTAACTGACCCTTCATTTgaatcttctctttcttttcttcaatcTGTTCAAAATCACATTGAATTAATCAAAGCAGCTTCCATTTAATTGCTACTTCAAATTAACAGAGAAAACACAaagtttcttcattttctttctatCAAATTGTAAAGGAAAAACAAACCCTCATTTGTATTTATCCAAATACCCTTTCCCTTCAGGATTTGGATCTCATAATAACGATCCGTTTTTGTCCACGTGTTCGCTCCAGATCTTTCTTTTGTCCAACTTGGCTATCCGCGTCCACTCGGACTGGCCAATCACAGCTCGTTTTTCCCTCCACTTCCAGATTCTTCTTCCCCTATAACTGCCTCGGAGCAGTCCTCTGTCTCGAGCATATTCGATAAGCGTCTGCTTCTCGTTCTTTTAGTTTTGTGAGAGTTTTGATCATGTCGTCGATCGGAGAGGCCGAAGTGAAAGTTCCGGCGGAGGATGTTCCTCCTGTGATGGTTCCAGCTGCAGAGGAGCCGAAAGAGGCCGAGAAGCCGCCGGTGAAGGAGAAGAAACCTAGGGCTCCGAGAGAGAAGAAGCCTAGGCAGTCTAAAGTTGCTTCACATCCACCGTATTTTCAGGTAATTCTGTCTGTTGATGATTCGATTAGGTTGATCTTGATTGAATCGAGTGGGAATTCTGATGAATTGTAACGTAATTGCAGATGATCAATGAAGCAATCTCGTCGCTCAACGAGAAGAATGGGTCGAGTCCGTACGCCATAGCCAAATACATGGAGGAGAAACACAAGGCAGTTCTTCCTGCGAATTTCAGGAAAATCTTGTCTCTTCAATTGAAGAATTCCACTGCTAAAGGAAAATTAACGAAGATCAAGGCATCGTATAAGCTGTCCGAAACGGGAAAGAAAAAGGACAAGAACGCAACGAAGGTCGCTAAAGCGAACGCGGAGAAGAAAACTAAACAGGCAAGAACGACGAGAACTACTGGAAGGAAGAGGAAGGCGGTGAAGAAGGATGAGGCGGCGAGTAAGGCGGCGAAGGCGGTGAAGAAAGTTGTTGCAAAGAAACCGAAAAGATCAACTCCGGCGAAGCCAAAACCGCCGAAATCAATTAGGTCCCCTGCTGCGAAGAGGGCTAAGAAAGCGGTTGCGTGAACGTTGTAGAGTAGTGTTGAACaagttttctttgaatcttcttcTGTGAATATCTTTGCTTACGAATTACGATCATGTGGTTTTCTTTGGATCTTCTGatcttttagtttttagttttttttttttccgcttCAACTGCAATGGAAATAAATCCTTTCTTGTTCAGAATTTCAATTCTCTTCAAATTCATCCTTTAAATTCGAGACACATGACTCTGGTTTGCCTTTGAATTAGAAAGGAGAACCAATAGAAACCCATATATTTGCATCCATTATTCGTCCTTTAAATTCACATTGCATCGATTATTCGTCCTTTAAATTCAGAATGTTTTTTGTTCCCTTTTTTGATGAACTTAAAATTGAGTTTAAGTAACTTTTTACTCACAAACATGAAGTTtcgattttttagtttagaggcttttttatctttaaaatttaaaagaacatttaaaaatatttagattttaaaggTACAAAGTACTTTTTGAGtttttaagaatttgaaattttaggcACGTGTTGTGAGTTCaactattatattattaaaatatgaaacacaattttattcttattgattttcttcaaattttacaAGCTTAATTATATTTCAGCTGGTAAAGATAAAGATATATATCTTTCACAAGTTTGAGTTCTATTAATTGAAATATAACTTAAATATCACTTAATTAGAAAGATATTACTTCATTTTAAGAGATTGTTTTATTCCCACAcgatatattaaaaaaaggtctcattattaaatttattgagAGTTTAAATTTGTTAGTAGTTTAAATAAACTTTCTAACTCAAATAAATAGTTTGAATTTGCAACTTAAATAaagttttgaataaaaaatgtaaagtcAATTGTAAACATTGAaatcggatttttttttttttttttaaattttaaatttccatCCTgtcaataagaaaaaaaaggatCTAAGGTCTATCACCATGTTTTATAATTGAACTGAATAtaacaccttttttttttttttttcctaatcaGATTTCGCCAATAATTCTTTGATCATATATggtaattcttttattttattttcaagaataaaaaaataaagttataattttcttcttttttattggAGTTAACTAACTCAAGTTTGATGCAAAATTAAGTCTCAACCGTTCCGTTAATACACATGAATTTAGCTAaatgttgtttaaaaaaaagcaaaaaaacaaaatattttgcCAATTTTGTATCATATATGCATAATGCATtaaatttatgatataattgttataacaaaaaGAACAGGAaaaaaagtaacaaaaaaaacttaacatAGATTCAAAATTTGATAACAAATGTAGAGGCAaaaattgatttcttttttccaaTCAAAATTTTACTTGTTCAATGTTTTTCAaccaaaaattataaataacatttttatttggATGGTTTTAAATTCATTATATATTGAAGTTCTATAAAATCCCGGAAAGTAGTTCATTTGAAAAATgctataaataataatattttatt
The nucleotide sequence above comes from Benincasa hispida cultivar B227 chromosome 3, ASM972705v1, whole genome shotgun sequence. Encoded proteins:
- the LOC120074681 gene encoding histone H1, yielding MSSIGEAEVKVPAEDVPPVMVPAAEEPKEAEKPPVKEKKPRAPREKKPRQSKVASHPPYFQMINEAISSLNEKNGSSPYAIAKYMEEKHKAVLPANFRKILSLQLKNSTAKGKLTKIKASYKLSETGKKKDKNATKVAKANAEKKTKQARTTRTTGRKRKAVKKDEAASKAAKAVKKVVAKKPKRSTPAKPKPPKSIRSPAAKRAKKAVA